In one window of Pagrus major chromosome 12, Pma_NU_1.0 DNA:
- the LOC141006191 gene encoding uncharacterized protein: MMVTTREKKRRKMDDGRDRAGAPPPGPPAKKPKPLCNYRDRWDSDFTFLKRSRVGDSHAFCRICNSDFSISHGGRNDVGQHEKSAKHKRGLEAQKSAQSMSAFVTKNTNEADQVTRAEVKMAMLCAKNNIPFSFHDDFNKCVADMFPDSAIARKYSTGKTKATQLIKGAIAAELQDELAKTCRSQPFSLMCDESNNRNTDKEFVILTRLYDEATLQVATKFLEMPTCNVGNAENLYEKLSEALRKRGIPWDNLIAFNSDNASVMKGRHNSVISRLKTSQPHIQDLGCICHLVQLATGCGIRAAKVPVEDILVGIYTHFDKSAKRCEIYKEFVDFTDSDHLKLLRYCSTRWLSLLTCIQRVLNQWDALQVGW; the protein is encoded by the exons ATGATGGTGACAACgcgagaaaaaaagagaaggaagatgGACGATGGACGGGACAGAGCGGGCGCGCCTCCTCCAGGTCCTCCTGCCAAAAAACCAAAGCCGCTGTGTAATTACCGTGACCGGTGGGACAGTGACTTCACTTTTTTGAAGAGGAGCAGGGTGGGGGACAGTCATGCGTTCTGCAGGATTTGCAACTCTGACTTCAGCATCTCGCACGGGGGGAGGAATGATGTAGGACAGCACGAAAAATCTGCAAAGCACAAGCGCGGGCTGGAGGCACAAAAAAGTGCCCAGTCCATGTCAGCGTTCGTGACGAAAAATACCAACGAGGCAGACCAGGTCACACGTGCGGAGGTCAAAATGGCAATGCTGTGCGCCAAAAATAACATTCCTTTCTCCTTCCACGATGACTTCAACAAGTGTGTAGCCGACATGTTCCCGGACTCTGCTATTGCACGGAAATATTCAACGGGAAAAACTAAGGCTACTCAACTCATCAAAG GTGCCATAGCAGCAGAACTACAGGACGAGTTGGCCAAAACATGCCGATCTCAGCCCTTTTCACTGATGTGCGACGAATCTAATaacagaaatacagacaaagaATTCGTCATCCTGACTAGACTCTACGATGAGGCCACTCTGCAGGTCGCTACAAAATTCCTGGAAATGCCTACATGCAATGTGGGAAATGCAGAAAATCTTTATGAAAAGCTGAGTGAAGCATTAAG AAAAAGAGGCATCCCATGGGATAACCTGATTGCCTTTAATTCGGATAATGCGAGTGTTATGAAAGGCCGACATAACTCGGTCATCAGCAGACTGAAGACCAGCCAGCCCCACATCCAGGACCTTGGCTGCATCTGCCACTTGGTACAACTGGCCACAGGCTGTGGGATCAGAGCAGCCAAGGTACCGGTGGAAGACATCCTGGTGGGGATATACACCCACTTTGATAAAAG TGCAAAAAGATGTGAAATCTACAAAGAGTTTGTAGACTTCACTGATTCAGACCACCTGAAGCTCCTCAGGTACTGCAGCACCAGATGGCTGAGTCTGTTAACCTGCATCCAGAGGGTGCTGAACCAGTGGGACGCGCTACAGGTAGGATGGTAA